In a single window of the Acinetobacter tibetensis genome:
- a CDS encoding DUF5713 family protein: MFADLLLPMFDDDYYPDVLVADVQQCIVQFANKVAKVKESTAEIYRFANETVMAINEMKPQFEDLDSSLDDTAADYIAEAMMMVVQEHGHFDVEMEELIVNREW; this comes from the coding sequence ATGTTTGCAGATTTACTTCTCCCAATGTTTGACGATGATTATTACCCTGATGTATTGGTGGCGGATGTACAACAATGCATTGTGCAATTTGCCAATAAAGTCGCAAAGGTGAAAGAAAGCACGGCAGAAATTTATCGTTTTGCTAATGAAACAGTTATGGCAATTAATGAAATGAAGCCACAATTTGAAGATTTAGATTCATCCTTGGATGATACCGCTGCGGATTATATTGCCGAAGCGATGATGATGGTGGTGCAAGAGCATGGCCATTTCGATGTGGAAATGGAAGAATTGATTGTAAATCGAGAGTGGTAA
- a CDS encoding alkaline phosphatase D family protein yields the protein MTNTLTRRELIQKTLAGFGAVSLPISLTACGDDSDNSSGSGVSVQFKHGVASGDPLQDRVIIWTRATPSDVQARLEITWEVALDAQFTQIKTSGKVQTSPAQDFTVKVDVIGLQAQQRYFYRFRFGQTVSPIGQTKTLPSQTNQVKLAVCSCSNYPAGYFYVYREMAKQDVDVVLHLGDYIYEYGQNGYATEDSEKLGRLLAADNQQEILSLEDYRKRYALYRQDADLQALHQRHPFIVIWDDHELANDTWRNGAENHTEVTAQAQNEGKFSERKLAALQAYFEWMPIRPVSEDDHLHIYRQFNFGSLVQLTMLDTRIIARDQQLDYANYMTAQGLNTVQFQQDLLAQDRTLLGYEQREWLLQKMMQSNAQWNVLGQQILMSKMFIPAELLLSLAEITSGSVSAETLTRMNAQIAELVGIKLRAQAGDPTLTDLEKARVNTLAPYNLDAWDGYFYEREVLYATLKALNKKVVVLAGDTHNAWYSELLSKDQDVVGVELATSSVSSPGLEKYLNIPLAQLQQFEYAFQTLINDLAYCNLNQRGYLLVSFTEQNMQADWIFVDSIKEKSYVVDETRGYQLIFNSQLQVLESLPQSA from the coding sequence ATGACAAATACTTTAACGCGCCGTGAACTCATTCAAAAAACTTTAGCGGGTTTTGGTGCAGTCTCTTTACCTATTTCGCTCACCGCATGTGGAGATGACTCAGATAACTCCTCTGGCTCGGGTGTGAGTGTTCAATTTAAACATGGTGTAGCCAGTGGTGACCCTTTACAAGACCGCGTAATTATTTGGACGCGAGCGACCCCCAGTGATGTGCAAGCCCGCTTAGAAATTACTTGGGAAGTTGCTCTAGATGCACAATTTACTCAAATTAAAACCTCAGGTAAAGTGCAAACAAGCCCAGCACAAGACTTTACCGTAAAAGTAGATGTTATTGGCTTACAGGCACAGCAGCGTTATTTCTATCGCTTCCGCTTCGGGCAAACAGTTTCACCGATTGGGCAAACCAAAACCTTACCATCGCAAACCAATCAGGTGAAATTAGCCGTCTGTTCTTGTTCTAATTATCCTGCGGGCTATTTTTATGTCTATCGTGAAATGGCCAAACAAGATGTTGATGTGGTGCTGCATCTGGGGGACTATATTTATGAATACGGTCAAAATGGTTATGCGACTGAAGATTCGGAAAAGTTAGGACGCTTATTGGCAGCAGATAATCAGCAAGAAATATTGAGCTTGGAAGATTATCGCAAACGTTATGCTTTGTATCGTCAAGATGCTGATTTACAAGCATTGCATCAGCGACACCCTTTTATTGTCATTTGGGATGATCATGAGCTTGCCAATGATACGTGGCGTAATGGAGCAGAGAATCATACTGAAGTGACAGCTCAGGCACAAAATGAAGGTAAGTTCTCAGAGCGTAAGCTGGCGGCATTACAAGCTTATTTTGAGTGGATGCCTATTCGTCCTGTTTCAGAGGATGATCATTTGCATATCTATCGTCAGTTTAATTTTGGTTCATTGGTACAGCTCACCATGTTGGACACACGAATTATTGCACGTGATCAGCAATTGGATTATGCCAATTATATGACGGCTCAGGGCTTAAATACGGTGCAGTTTCAGCAAGATTTGTTAGCACAAGACCGAACTTTGCTCGGCTATGAACAGCGTGAGTGGTTGTTGCAGAAAATGATGCAAAGCAATGCACAGTGGAACGTATTGGGACAACAAATTTTAATGTCAAAGATGTTTATTCCTGCCGAGTTGCTTTTATCTTTGGCGGAAATTACCAGTGGCTCAGTCAGTGCTGAAACGCTCACAAGAATGAATGCGCAAATTGCTGAATTAGTGGGTATTAAATTGCGTGCTCAAGCGGGTGATCCTACATTGACAGATTTGGAAAAGGCGCGGGTTAATACGCTGGCACCTTATAATCTGGATGCATGGGATGGCTATTTTTATGAGCGAGAAGTGTTGTATGCAACCCTAAAGGCCTTGAATAAGAAAGTAGTGGTCTTGGCTGGGGATACGCATAATGCTTGGTATTCTGAATTGCTGAGCAAGGATCAAGATGTGGTTGGTGTCGAATTGGCGACAAGTTCTGTGTCTTCGCCTGGTTTAGAAAAGTATTTGAATATTCCTTTGGCACAATTGCAGCAATTTGAATATGCCTTTCAAACACTCATTAATGATTTAGCTTATTGTAATTTGAATCAGCGCGGCTATCTGTTGGTGAGTTTTACTGAGCAGAACATGCAAGCTGATTGGATCTTTGTTGATAGTATCAAGGAAAAAAGTTACGTGGTCGATGAAACCAGAGGATATCAATTGATATTCAATTCACAGCTACAAGTGTTGGAATCATTACCACAATCAGCATAA
- the folP gene encoding dihydropteroate synthase, with protein sequence MQIMPLPNRVLACGRLSLDLSQPHVMGILNVTPDSFSDGGLHSTKDAAVARALQMLTEGATVIDVGGESTRPGASAVEIGEEIRRVIPVVEALAQHNVIISIDTSEPEVICAAVAAGAHIWNDVRALTRPQALQTAAELNIPIIIMHMRGEPTTMNNLDQYQDVTEDVMIELQQRVDDALAAGVKPEHILIDPGFGFAKNAQQNLKLLNEFWKLNAMGYPILSALSRKRFIGEALGGADAGQRAIGSVAAHLLSIQQGACMVRAHDVKAMSDAIKVWQAMQLA encoded by the coding sequence ATGCAAATTATGCCCTTACCCAATCGAGTTTTAGCATGTGGTCGTTTAAGTTTAGATTTGTCACAACCACATGTAATGGGTATTTTGAATGTTACACCTGATTCTTTCAGTGATGGTGGATTACATAGCACCAAGGATGCGGCAGTTGCACGTGCATTACAGATGCTCACTGAAGGTGCAACTGTGATTGATGTTGGTGGAGAATCTACGCGACCGGGAGCATCTGCGGTTGAGATCGGAGAAGAAATTCGACGTGTGATTCCTGTGGTGGAAGCACTTGCACAGCATAATGTGATTATTTCAATTGATACTTCTGAACCAGAGGTAATATGTGCGGCTGTAGCAGCAGGAGCACATATTTGGAATGATGTGCGTGCATTAACTCGACCACAGGCCCTTCAAACTGCTGCTGAGTTAAATATACCGATTATTATTATGCATATGCGTGGTGAACCAACTACGATGAATAATCTGGACCAATACCAAGATGTCACGGAAGATGTGATGATTGAATTGCAGCAACGAGTTGATGATGCATTGGCTGCTGGGGTTAAGCCTGAACATATTTTGATTGATCCAGGGTTTGGTTTTGCCAAAAATGCCCAGCAAAACCTCAAACTGCTCAATGAGTTTTGGAAGTTGAATGCAATGGGGTATCCAATACTATCGGCATTGTCGCGTAAGCGTTTTATTGGTGAAGCATTGGGAGGGGCTGACGCAGGGCAGCGAGCAATAGGTTCGGTCGCTGCGCATTTATTGAGTATTCAACAAGGGGCATGTATGGTGCGTGCACATGATGTTAAAGCGATGTCCGATGCAATTAAAGTGTGGCAAGCTATGCAATTGGCTTAG
- a CDS encoding vWA domain-containing protein, translating into MIVKPKLLVVSMSGLLLVACGKMPNQQMSMSKMAAVEVGMPVPSMVNAYESMPQPIENTENYQKIETNPVYVVAQQPISTFSVDVDTGSYSNVRRFLTREGQLPPVDAVRIEEMVNYFNYDYPNPTGQHPFSVNTEVVNSPWQPTAKIIKIGIKAKDLEIKQLPPANLVFLVDVSGSMDEDNKLPLVKKTLTLLTEQLRPQDKVTIVTYASGEDLALAPTSGADKDKILKVIHRLKAGGATSGERAIQLAYEQAQKSYVQGGINRILIATDGDFNVGITNFETLKGMIAEKRKSGISFSTFGFGTGNYDEQLMEQLADAGDGNYSYIDNEREAKKVLQRQLSSTLATVAQDVKIQVEFNPATVKEYRLIGYENRVLNNEDFNNDRIDAGDIGAGHTVTALYEVIPVGQKGWLSESRYQAPMNSSKANKQEYAYVNVRYKQPQQSQSILLSQPVPARSLALAQSSSDTRFAIAVASYAQQLRGGQYNANMKWDDILKLAQSAAQPDEFGLRAEFLDLVKTAKSLSAESIKP; encoded by the coding sequence ATGATTGTGAAACCGAAATTGTTGGTTGTGAGCATGAGTGGTTTATTGTTGGTGGCTTGTGGGAAAATGCCCAATCAACAGATGTCTATGAGCAAAATGGCAGCTGTGGAAGTGGGAATGCCTGTACCATCAATGGTAAATGCTTATGAAAGTATGCCCCAACCCATTGAGAATACTGAAAACTATCAGAAAATAGAAACTAATCCAGTATATGTGGTTGCGCAACAGCCCATCTCGACGTTTAGTGTTGATGTGGATACGGGCAGTTATAGCAATGTGAGGCGTTTTCTGACACGTGAAGGTCAGTTGCCGCCTGTAGATGCGGTTCGAATTGAGGAAATGGTGAATTATTTCAACTATGATTATCCCAATCCTACGGGGCAGCATCCATTTTCAGTGAATACTGAGGTTGTAAATTCGCCATGGCAGCCAACTGCTAAAATTATAAAAATTGGTATTAAAGCTAAAGATTTGGAAATAAAGCAATTACCACCTGCCAATCTGGTATTTTTGGTGGATGTTTCGGGAAGTATGGATGAGGACAATAAACTGCCTTTGGTTAAAAAAACCTTAACCTTACTTACTGAACAATTGCGCCCACAAGATAAAGTTACCATTGTGACCTATGCGAGTGGCGAAGATTTAGCATTGGCACCGACTTCTGGTGCAGACAAGGATAAAATTTTAAAAGTCATTCACCGATTAAAAGCGGGGGGTGCTACTTCAGGTGAGCGAGCAATTCAATTGGCCTATGAACAAGCACAAAAGTCTTATGTTCAGGGTGGCATTAACCGCATTCTGATTGCAACAGATGGTGATTTTAATGTGGGAATTACTAATTTTGAAACCTTAAAAGGGATGATCGCTGAGAAACGAAAGTCAGGGATTTCTTTCTCTACATTCGGTTTTGGAACGGGTAATTATGATGAGCAGTTGATGGAACAATTGGCTGATGCGGGAGATGGTAACTATAGTTATATCGACAATGAGCGTGAAGCAAAAAAAGTATTACAGCGACAACTGAGTTCGACATTGGCAACGGTTGCTCAAGATGTAAAAATCCAAGTGGAATTTAATCCGGCTACGGTTAAAGAATACCGTTTAATTGGTTATGAGAATCGCGTATTAAATAATGAAGATTTTAATAATGATCGTATCGATGCAGGAGATATTGGTGCAGGGCATACGGTCACAGCCCTATACGAAGTTATTCCTGTAGGTCAGAAAGGTTGGCTAAGTGAATCACGCTATCAAGCACCAATGAATTCATCCAAAGCCAATAAACAAGAATACGCTTATGTGAATGTACGTTATAAACAACCACAACAAAGTCAAAGTATTTTACTGAGCCAACCTGTCCCAGCACGCAGTCTAGCATTGGCACAATCATCTTCAGATACTCGCTTTGCTATTGCGGTTGCATCTTATGCTCAACAGCTACGTGGTGGGCAATATAATGCCAATATGAAGTGGGATGATATTTTAAAATTAGCCCAAAGTGCAGCTCAACCAGATGAATTTGGCTTGCGTGCAGAATTTTTAGATTTGGTGAAAACAGCGAAAAGCTTAAGTGCTGAGTCTATAAAACCCTAA